Proteins from a single region of Oncorhynchus nerka isolate Pitt River linkage group LG18, Oner_Uvic_2.0, whole genome shotgun sequence:
- the LOC135561704 gene encoding NACHT, LRR and PYD domains-containing protein 1 homolog → MELGELEEVHLPHFVCLGTNPSMRNEMKVLHVEEHGVSLEEVHEVTRFHVKILHPKFSPISVILRLLSWNVDVHCDVVLYMAVKRSTVISRLYLLLRNSSQKEAVQKREKNQVSKGFSEFVLSSPNGSLKLNSWFAFKNPLSTSINPEKIQLLPADTTQAVVR, encoded by the exons ATGGAGTTAGGTGAACTGGAGGAAGTTCATCTGCCACACTTTGTCTGTTTAG GGACCAACCCTTCCATGAGGAATGAGATGAAGGTTCTTCATGTAGAGGAACATGGAGTGTCTTTAGAGGAAGTGCATGAGGTCACCAGATTCCATGTTAAGATTCTCCATCCCAAGTTCTCACCTATCTCTGTTATACTGAGATTACTGTCTTGGAACGTAGATGTCCACTGTGACGTGGTCCTCTACATGGCAGTAAAAAGGTCAACAGTCATTTCAAGGCTGTACCTGCTCCTCAGAAACTCCAGTCAGAAAGAG GCTGTTCAGAAACGGGAGAAAAATCAGGTGTCCAAAGGATTTTCAGAATTCGTCCTGTCAAGTCCAAACGGGTCCTTAAAGCTGAACAGTTGGTTTGCGTTCAAGAATCCCCTCTCCACTTCCATCAATCCAGAG AAGATTCAGCTGTTACCTGCAGACACCACCCAAGCTGTTGTCAGATGA